From the Paludibacterium paludis genome, one window contains:
- a CDS encoding SemiSWEET family sugar transporter, which yields MSSWIIETIGSAAAVLGTLCWLPQAVRTIRTKDTKSLSLWSNVLLLATVVLWFVYGLALGAWPLVIANSISIVLVGIIVFMKCLHG from the coding sequence ATGTCCAGTTGGATTATCGAAACGATTGGAAGCGCGGCGGCCGTCCTTGGCACCCTGTGCTGGCTTCCCCAGGCGGTTCGCACGATTCGGACCAAAGACACCAAAAGTCTCTCGCTGTGGAGCAATGTGCTATTGCTGGCGACGGTTGTGCTGTGGTTTGTTTACGGTCTGGCATTGGGCGCATGGCCGCTGGTCATCGCCAACTCGATATCGATCGTGCTGGTCGGTATCATCGTGTTCATGAAATGTCTGCACGGATGA
- a CDS encoding M3 family metallopeptidase: protein MSDTIHNPLLQPWDTPYGLPPFDRVKPEHFIPAFDVALAEHRREIDAIGAHPDAPTFGNTLAAFDASGRRFKRIALLFDNLTGSVNPPPLQAVQLTMAPRLAAHSNAIYLHQALFARIDALYKQRAKLALTAEEFRLLEVVHQDFVRAGARLPETDRARLAAIKERLAELTTRFDQNVLGDETSFQLVLSGEEELAGLPDFVRDAARSAAQERGVEGWLITLSRSLVMPFLAYSSRRDLRKAAFEGWSRRGEHPGERDNAPLAREILVLRKELATLLGYASYADFSIEANMAGTPQAAADLMRQAWEPAKQKARDEAAELAAMAARLGEPADIQPWDWQYLAEKVRLERYDLDDSEIKPYFSLERMIDAMFDAAGRLFGVSFTEKTGVPLYHPDARLWEVHRDGRLIALFIGDNFARANKSGGAWMSLFREQSRLGGERVVPIVVNNNNLARAPEGQPTLMSADDVRTLFHEFGHGLHGMLSDVTFEQLSGPNVLRDFVELPSQIFENWAFNRDLLKKHARHVKTGEPIPDALLDRMEAARRFNQGFETVEYLASGLLDLALHQHPDPSGLDLAAFEREELARIGMPPAITPRHRLPHFRHVFSGPYYAAGYYVYLWAQVLDADGYAAFEEAGDPFDAETAERLYRFIYRIGNSQDPALAYRAFRGRDPQVRPMLIARGLIEA from the coding sequence ATGAGCGATACCATACACAACCCGCTTCTGCAGCCGTGGGATACCCCTTACGGCCTTCCGCCTTTCGACCGCGTGAAGCCGGAGCATTTCATTCCGGCCTTCGACGTGGCGCTCGCCGAACACCGGCGGGAAATCGACGCCATCGGCGCGCACCCCGACGCGCCGACCTTCGGCAATACCCTCGCCGCGTTCGACGCCAGCGGCCGCCGCTTCAAGCGCATCGCCCTCTTGTTCGACAACCTGACCGGCTCGGTCAACCCGCCGCCGCTGCAAGCCGTGCAGTTGACCATGGCCCCGCGCCTGGCGGCCCACAGCAACGCCATTTACCTGCACCAGGCGCTGTTCGCGCGTATCGACGCGCTTTACAAGCAACGCGCAAAGCTCGCGTTGACGGCCGAAGAGTTCCGTCTGCTGGAAGTGGTGCATCAGGATTTCGTGCGTGCCGGGGCGCGCCTTCCGGAGACAGACAGGGCGCGTCTTGCCGCCATCAAGGAACGCCTCGCCGAACTGACCACGCGTTTCGACCAGAATGTCCTCGGCGACGAAACCTCCTTCCAGCTGGTTTTATCCGGTGAGGAGGAGCTCGCCGGTTTGCCGGACTTTGTCCGGGATGCGGCGCGCTCGGCCGCTCAGGAACGGGGAGTCGAAGGGTGGCTCATCACTCTGTCCCGCTCTCTGGTGATGCCGTTTCTGGCCTATTCCAGCCGCCGCGACCTGCGCAAGGCGGCCTTCGAGGGCTGGAGCCGGCGTGGCGAACACCCCGGGGAGCGCGACAATGCGCCGCTTGCCCGGGAGATTCTCGTTCTGCGCAAGGAGCTGGCGACGCTGCTGGGGTATGCCAGCTACGCCGATTTCTCGATCGAAGCGAATATGGCCGGCACGCCGCAAGCGGCCGCGGATCTGATGCGGCAAGCCTGGGAGCCCGCGAAACAGAAAGCGCGAGACGAGGCGGCGGAGCTCGCCGCCATGGCCGCGCGGCTCGGCGAGCCGGCCGATATCCAGCCTTGGGACTGGCAGTATCTCGCGGAGAAAGTCCGGCTTGAACGTTACGATCTGGACGACAGCGAAATCAAGCCGTACTTCTCGCTGGAGCGGATGATCGACGCGATGTTCGATGCGGCGGGACGGTTGTTCGGAGTCAGCTTCACCGAAAAGACGGGCGTACCGCTGTATCACCCTGACGCGCGGCTTTGGGAGGTTCATCGCGACGGCCGGCTGATCGCCCTGTTCATCGGCGACAACTTCGCCCGCGCCAACAAGAGCGGCGGTGCATGGATGAGCCTGTTCCGCGAGCAGTCGCGCCTTGGCGGCGAACGCGTTGTTCCCATCGTGGTCAACAACAATAATCTGGCCCGGGCGCCGGAAGGCCAGCCCACGCTGATGAGCGCGGACGATGTGCGTACCCTGTTCCACGAGTTCGGACACGGCCTGCACGGCATGCTCTCCGATGTGACTTTCGAACAGCTGTCGGGACCCAATGTGCTGCGCGACTTTGTCGAGTTGCCCTCGCAGATTTTCGAGAACTGGGCGTTCAACCGCGACCTGCTGAAAAAACACGCGCGCCATGTCAAAACCGGCGAACCGATCCCGGATGCGCTCCTGGACCGCATGGAGGCGGCGCGCCGTTTCAATCAGGGTTTCGAAACGGTGGAATACCTGGCCAGCGGCCTGCTCGATCTGGCCCTGCATCAGCATCCCGATCCGTCCGGACTGGACCTCGCGGCCTTCGAGCGGGAAGAACTGGCGCGGATCGGCATGCCGCCGGCGATCACCCCGCGGCATCGCCTGCCCCACTTCCGTCATGTCTTCTCGGGACCGTACTATGCGGCCGGGTATTACGTGTACCTGTGGGCTCAGGTTCTGGACGCGGACGGTTACGCCGCTTTCGAGGAGGCCGGCGACCCGTTCGATGCGGAAACCGCCGAACGCCTGTATCGCTTCATTTACCGCATCGGCAATTCGCAGGATCCGGCCCTCGCCTACCGCGCCTTCCGCGGCAGGGATCCGCAAGTTCGTCCAATGCTGATCGCCAGGGGATTGATCGAGGCCTGA
- a CDS encoding PEP-CTERM sorting domain-containing protein, with the protein MKTAIVVPALCLCAAALPAHGALTDFEHVPGAYDHAPLSQVAQGYGGVNWGADFFLKKSNSWNGGAHALGRLGNWVLASTASENWIMPNIGGNSYSFDFTGGDFASLSQGGTTFTLVGYRSGAQTWSQQIHVGTNPQYFAFNWKNTNGVVIYVNDGDQLILDNLRLSPLATSRMLAPAIPEPETYALMGLGLASLLLRRRLRSPAFPHPAR; encoded by the coding sequence ATGAAGACTGCAATCGTGGTACCTGCCTTATGCCTGTGCGCGGCGGCCTTGCCGGCGCACGGGGCCCTGACCGATTTCGAACATGTTCCCGGAGCCTACGATCACGCTCCGCTCAGCCAGGTGGCGCAAGGGTATGGAGGCGTGAACTGGGGCGCCGATTTTTTCCTGAAGAAAAGCAATAGCTGGAACGGCGGCGCTCACGCCCTCGGCCGGCTGGGCAACTGGGTGCTGGCCAGCACCGCGTCGGAAAACTGGATCATGCCGAATATCGGCGGCAACAGCTATTCCTTCGATTTCACCGGTGGAGATTTCGCCAGCCTCTCCCAGGGCGGTACGACGTTCACTCTGGTCGGCTACAGGAGCGGCGCCCAGACCTGGTCGCAGCAGATCCATGTCGGCACCAATCCGCAGTACTTTGCCTTCAACTGGAAAAACACCAACGGTGTCGTCATTTACGTGAACGACGGGGATCAGTTGATTCTGGACAATCTGCGGCTCAGCCCGCTCGCCACAAGCCGCATGCTGGCGCCGGCGATACCCGAACCGGAAACCTATGCGTTGATGGGGCTTGGCCTGGCGTCGCTGCTGCTGAGGCGCCGGCTGCGCTCGCCCGCGTTTCCCCATCCTGCCCGATAA
- a CDS encoding PEP-CTERM sorting domain-containing protein, with protein MKLAKLVMALSLASLGTAALASTHQVTLGFENVSGAYSGAMIKDVNPSYGGLKWSDSFGVVRASDIPNSGYDFGAIGDWVGFSSAGNPVSFGSNAGQRFTFYGLYLASAWYSSENVIVTGYRNGVAAYTSTVNVTNDGDRLPLLYQFNWKNVDKVSFSAVTAGFGHQLVFDNVQLSGFSPAPAVPEPETYALMGIGMVAVALKMRRGKKTAAARLA; from the coding sequence ATGAAACTTGCAAAACTTGTGATGGCGCTCTCGCTCGCCTCGCTTGGCACGGCCGCTTTGGCCAGCACCCACCAGGTAACCCTAGGGTTTGAAAACGTGTCCGGAGCGTATTCCGGCGCGATGATCAAGGACGTCAACCCGAGCTACGGCGGATTGAAGTGGAGTGATTCCTTTGGTGTGGTTCGCGCCAGCGATATCCCCAATTCCGGCTACGACTTCGGCGCGATCGGTGACTGGGTCGGCTTCAGCAGCGCGGGAAACCCCGTCTCGTTCGGCAGCAATGCCGGCCAGCGTTTCACCTTCTATGGTCTGTACCTGGCCTCGGCCTGGTACTCCAGCGAAAACGTGATCGTGACGGGTTACCGCAACGGCGTGGCCGCGTACACCTCCACCGTCAACGTGACCAACGATGGCGACCGTCTGCCGCTGCTGTACCAGTTCAACTGGAAAAACGTCGACAAAGTATCGTTCAGCGCCGTGACGGCGGGGTTCGGCCACCAGTTGGTCTTCGACAATGTGCAGCTTTCCGGGTTTAGCCCGGCTCCCGCGGTTCCCGAGCCGGAGACCTACGCGCTGATGGGGATCGGCATGGTCGCGGTCGCGCTGAAGATGCGTCGCGGCAAGAAAACCGCCGCCGCCCGCCTCGCCTGA